The window ATTCTTTGCAATTACAACATCGCGCTTGATGATTTTGCCGTCTGGGGCCGCTTTCCATGTCGTTAGCCCCATTGTTGGATGCTCAAGGCGGCCCCGCTCGGCAATCAGTTCGGCAGCGGTTTTTCCGGTTACGGCATAATGGAGCTTGTTCTGCACAAAGGCGTAAAACTCCTTGGTTAAGTTGCTGGTTTGATCATAGTCATAACTGCATTGCTAAAACCCACGGATCAGTTTGTGTCCGATGGACACCGCCAAATCCTCATTTTTTTATGATTGATTTGATTTTTGGCCGCATAGATGATACAAAAGAAAGGAAGCAATCCATTATTATGAAGCAGGGGTGGGTCATGTCAATCAACCGTTGTGGGATTCGCGATGTTTATCAATTTGTCGGCCAGCCGGTTAGGATCGGCTGCTGGTTATACAACAAGCGTTCCAGCGGCAAAATTCAGTTTCTGCAGCTGCGTGACGGCACCGGTTTTATCCAGGCGGTCGCAGTCCGGAATGAAGTGGGCGAAGAGGTTTGGGACGCCGCAAGCAAGCTGACTCAGGAGAGCTCGCTGTATGTGACCGGACTCGTCCGGGAAGACGCACGCAGCCAGAGCGGGTATGAATTGACGGTCCAGAACGTTGAAATCATCCAAATTGCTCAGGACTATCCGGTTACGCATAAGGAGCATGGCGTCGATTTTCTGATGGATCATCGTCATCTGTGGATACGTACTCCCCGCCAACGGGCGATTCTGGCGATACGTGCGGAGATCGTGAGGGCGGTGCAGCAGTTTTTTGACTCCCACGGGTTTACGCTTGTCGATCCTCCGATTTTAACGCCATCCTCCTGTGAAGGCACAACCAACTTGTTTCACACCAAATATTTTGATGAAGACGCCTATTTGACGCAAAGCGGCCAGCTCTACATGGAGGCTGCAGCCATGGCGCTGGGCAGGGTATATTCCTTCGGTCCGACCTTTCGTGCGGAAAAATCGAAAACCCGGCGTCACTTGATCGAATTTTGGATGATTGAACCGGAAATGGCGTTTGTCGAGCATGAAGAAAGCCTTCGCATCCAGGAACAATTCGTGTCGCACGTCGTCCAATCCGTCTTAAGCAACTGTGAGAAAGAGTTGAAGGTGCTGGACCGCGACACGGCCAAGCTGGCCCATGTGAAGCCTCCGTTTCCGCGCATCACCTATGATGAAGCGATCCAGTTTCTCCAGGACAACGGCTTTGATATTGCATGGGGAGAAGACTTCGGCGCTCCGCACGAAACGGCAATTGCCGAAGGCTATGACAAGCCGGTGTTTATTACGCATTATCCGACGGAATTGAAAGCCTTCTACATGAAGCCGGCTCCGGAACGGCCGGAGGTGGTGCTGTGCGCGGATCTGATCGCTCCCGAAGGATACGGGGAAATTATCGGCGGAAGCCAAAGGATCGACGATCCGGAACTGATGGGCCAACGTTTTGAAGCGCATCAGCTGTCTATGGAGGCGTATCAATGGTATCTCGATTTGCGCAAATACGGAACCGTGCCGCATTCCGGCTTCGGACTCGGGCTGGAGCGTACGGTGGCATGGATCTGCGGATTGGAGCATGTGCGGGAGACCATTCCGTTTCCGCGGTTGCTGTACCGTTTGTATCCTTAACGGGCGGATCAAATATGAATGATAGATGGCACGTTGAATAACGAGGTGGCTGTGTTTTGAAAGATGATCAGGAAATCAGGGGAGCTTTTGAGCAAGGCATGATGCTGGCGATGCGCGAGGGAACGGTGAGCGTCCCCCATATGCTGCTGAAGCATTACCGGAAGCTGCGTCTCAGTGAGCTGGAGGTCATGCTGATCATCCATTTGCTGGCGTTTAAAGAGAAGGAGCAAAAAGATTTTCCGA is drawn from Ferviditalea candida and contains these coding sequences:
- the asnS gene encoding asparagine--tRNA ligase, producing the protein MSINRCGIRDVYQFVGQPVRIGCWLYNKRSSGKIQFLQLRDGTGFIQAVAVRNEVGEEVWDAASKLTQESSLYVTGLVREDARSQSGYELTVQNVEIIQIAQDYPVTHKEHGVDFLMDHRHLWIRTPRQRAILAIRAEIVRAVQQFFDSHGFTLVDPPILTPSSCEGTTNLFHTKYFDEDAYLTQSGQLYMEAAAMALGRVYSFGPTFRAEKSKTRRHLIEFWMIEPEMAFVEHEESLRIQEQFVSHVVQSVLSNCEKELKVLDRDTAKLAHVKPPFPRITYDEAIQFLQDNGFDIAWGEDFGAPHETAIAEGYDKPVFITHYPTELKAFYMKPAPERPEVVLCADLIAPEGYGEIIGGSQRIDDPELMGQRFEAHQLSMEAYQWYLDLRKYGTVPHSGFGLGLERTVAWICGLEHVRETIPFPRLLYRLYP